The window TGTTTAACGTCAGTAACATTCCCATGGAGACACAGCTAAGGAACGTAGATGGCACAGACAAACAGGACTGTGAGATGAATGCTGGAAAGCGGCTCATAAGAAAGATTAGAGAGACCCATCCTATAGAATCCTTCTGTTTGAAAGTTGGGAAGATCTCCTGAGACTTGTTATGTCTCCTCCTACTGCAAAACCTCCATAGATTTTAGTCTCCTGGATTTCTCAATCATTCTATTTGCCCGACTCTTTTACTACATGATGGGATTGGTTTGCTCAAAGCATGTGCTTTCCCCCTCTTTCCAGATAAAATTATTTGCAAATAAAGGATGCTGCTCATTCTCTCTTCTCATCTGAGAAGTTATTTAAGCCATATATAGCGTCAAAAATAATATCTGAGGCTGGCGTACCGCTTCAGCGAGAATTGATGGACCGACACCGTCTATCCATCCTTAAAGAAGAAGATTAAGGGCATTGATACCGAGATAACGAAGATACAGGATGTTCTCATATTTACAGAGTCACGATCATCAAGCCTTAAAGACCGGCTGCTGAAGAAAGAGACAGAACGGGATGAACTGCTTAGAGATATCAGGAAATATGAAATCAACAAAAGCAAACCGAGTAAAGTCCTTTTACTGGTCAACGAGTATGACAGGGTACTTAAGAATGTCGGCGAGGTACTGAGGAGGCAGACGCCTGGAGAACAAAAAACGGCTATTGGTTACTTCCTTGACAGGATAGAAGTGCTTAGGAAAGAGGGGGTTGCAAGGTGTTATTTCTATGATACGCCAAGGCCTAAGGAGATTGACTATGTCCTCCCTGGGGCCTCCGGAGGTTGTGTACCTCAATATGGTGCCGAAGGGGGGACTTGAACCCCCACGGGAAACCCCACATGCCCCTCAAACATGCGTGTCTGCCAATTCCACCACTTCGGCATGTACAACAGAATAAAAATTAACAAGGGTTTTGTCAAGAGAAAAGGTAATCAGCCCATCTCAGATTGCCTTTGAAATGCCACTATGTTATCATAAACTCTCTTTTAGAAGCAAATTATTTTTCTGATTTTTTAAGCAGTTATGAGTGAAAATATAATAGCTACGAATAAAAAGGCTTTTCATGATTATTTCATAGAAGATACTTATGAGGCAGGGATGAAACTTCTGGGCACAGAGGTTAAATCACTTCGTGAAGGCGGGGCAAGCCTCAAAGATGGATATGCACATATAGAAAAGGGAGAACTATTTTTATACTGTAATATCAGCCCGTACAAGGCAGGAAACATAAATAATCATGACCCGCAAAGGAAGCGGAAGCTCCTGTTACACAGGGAAGAGATTAACAGGATCCTCGGAAAGACCGTACTGAAGGGATACAGCCTCGTACCGTTGAAGATTTATTTTAAAGGGGGCATTGCTAAGGTTGAGATTGGATTAGCAAAAGGGAAAAAAGATTATGATAAAAGGGAGAGTTTAAAGAAGAAAGAGGCAGATAGAGAAGTCGCTCAGGCTTTTAGGGAAAGGCAGAAAAGTCAGTGAATAGTGATTAGTGAATAGTGGAAACTTCCCTCCCCTTCAAGGGGAGGGGTAGTATCTTTGAAAAATCCCCCCTACCTTGACGGGAGGGGGTGAGGGGGAGGGTGGGCAAAGAGAATTATATGAAGAAAATTATATCAATTGCAATGATAGTTATAATAACCGGGGCATTTCTTTTCAGTGCCTGCTCAAAGGAAAAAGCCGCTGATAAAAATCTTCCGGCAACTTATGTAGAATATAAAAATAACCCTGAATGGAAAGGGGGAGAGGCTAATCCTATAGTCTCCTCAGTCTATTTTACCGGTGTTATAAGCGATGCTTATAAGGCTGCGGCAGAAATTCCTGATGTTCTGGATCATATGTACTGTTATTGTTACTGTGCAGAGGACCACGGCCACCACAGCCTGCGTACATGCTTTACTGACGGACACGGATCAGGATGCGATATTTGTATAAACGAGGCCCTCCTTGCAAGAAAGATGCATAAAGAGGGATACAGAATCAAACAAATCCGTGACCAAATAGACAAGGAATTCTATCAGCCATATCAGTCACATGATCACATGTAGGTTTGAAGGGTGACTCGTAGAAATATGGCAAATTAGATTACTCTCAAAAATACTCAGATGCAAGGAAGGACAAGGATTTGGGCCGAGGGAGGCGTACTAAGTTGTACGTTGAGGCTCAAATCCGCAGTCCTGACGCCGCAGATGGGTGTTTTTCAGCGTAATCTAAGGGGGCGACTGGCTTCGACGGAGATGAAGACGCCAGGGTTGCATGCTGAGGTCCCGTTGGCCTCATTAAACAAACGGGGAATTTTAACTGCCAACAACGAATTGGCACTCGCTGCCTAAATAAAGGCAGCGGCGCTCTTCCTGACGTCGCCTGTGCATTGGGAAAGAGTGTAATATTAGCAGGCTGGCCTGTCATTTCTTCCTGTGGATGACGGGTAAGACTAAGCAGGATAGCATCATCCTGATGCCTGCCGGCGGGCATGGGATGCGGCGAAGGTTTCAAATACACCGGCTAAGCATGTAGTAACCTTGATGCTGAACGTTTCCGGACGCGGGTTCGATTCCCGCCGCCTCCACCATTTTTATTAAAGCCTCTGATAGCCCCCTATCAGGGGCTTTATTTTTTTGAAGGAGTTGTCCTAAAATCGAGAAAACGAAAGGAGTAGCTATGGCAACCTATAACCAAGTAAAATCACTTGTAATTAGTATAAGCAATACATGACACAATACGCTATGTTTTCATTATCTCAATTGTCCATGCCTGACACCTTTTGATTTTTCCGGCTCAGACAAAAAGTGTTATGTCGGCATTCGCTGCAAATTCAAGGAAACCTGCGGCACCGCAGACCTCTATACCTTTAATTAGATCATCCTTCTTTATTCCCATTACATCCATAGTCATCTGACAGGCAATTAGTTTCACACCGGTCTCTGATGCAATATCAAGAAGGTCTGTAATTGACGGCACGTTTACTTTATTCATCCAGCCCTTCATCATCCTTGTCGCCATAGCTGTCATGCCTGGAAGCGCACCGATAATGTTCGGTACAGGAACC of the Nitrospirota bacterium genome contains:
- the smpB gene encoding SsrA-binding protein SmpB; translation: MSENIIATNKKAFHDYFIEDTYEAGMKLLGTEVKSLREGGASLKDGYAHIEKGELFLYCNISPYKAGNINNHDPQRKRKLLLHREEINRILGKTVLKGYSLVPLKIYFKGGIAKVEIGLAKGKKDYDKRESLKKKEADREVAQAFRERQKSQ
- a CDS encoding DsrE/DsrF/DrsH-like family protein, translating into MPVTDQDIKQIEKIVEEKLKKLLADKKKRMAIIASKGTLDMAYPPLILATTAAAMDIECSIFFTFYGLDIINKKKNKNLKVPSLANPAMPVPVPNIIGALPGMTAMATRMMKGWMNKVNVPSITDLLDIASETGVKLIACQMTMDVMGIKKDDLIKGIEVCGAAGFLEFAANADITLFV